The genomic interval AACGCCATATCGGCTGGATCATCGGCTGGATCGTAGAGAATAAACACCCGTATTTCTTTGTGCTAAATGTGGAGTCTTCCAATAAAGACCTGGATATGCCAACGGTGCGAATGAAGATATTGAAGGATGTGTTGAAGAAACTTGGATTTTTGGAAGGGAAAATGTAGTTCTTTCACCGCAGAGAACTGGAGAACGCAGAGGTACGCAGAGAAAGTTATTAGCATTTAGCTATTAGCTCTTGGCGAATCATTGTGTCATAGCGGTAAAATTCTCTGCGAAACTCTGCGTTCTCCTGTTCTCTGCGGTAAAGAAAGAAAAAACTTTAGCATAATCCTTGCTATATACCCCACGTGAAGCTTCATTTCCAATACTTTCAGGGTCTCTGGCTGCTTGCCGCCATTGGGATTTTTATCCTCCTTTACACCCTGTATATACAATGGAAAAAAAAGACAGCCCGCCAGATGGGCGACCCCGCCCTTATCCGGCAATTGACCGCCACTCATTCTCCATTTCGGCAACACCTTAAATTTATCCTGTTGGTTCTGGCCTTTGCCGGAGGTGTACTCGCCCTGATGAACCTGCGCAAACCCGGTGGGGATGCAGGTGGCGAAAGAAAAGGAATTGATGTGGTGATCGCCCTGGATGTAAGCAAGAGCATGTGGGCGCAAGACCTGGTCCCCAACCGGCTTGAAGCTGCCAAACAAATGGTGCATGGCCTGATCGACAAAATGCCGGAGAACAGGATCGGGCTGGTTCTATTTGCCGGCAAGGCTTATTTACAAATGCCGCTTACCTCCGATCATACCGCGGCAAAGATGTTTGTCACTACCGCCGATCCAAACAATATACCCCAACCGGGAACAGTGATCAGCGAAGCCATGCAAACCGCCGCCCTGGCCTTTAATAATAAAGAACGAAAATTCAAATCGGTGGTATTGGTATCCGATGGAGAGGATCATGATCCGGGTGCGGAACAAACCGCCCGTGAAATGGCCGAGCAAGGGATCATGATCAATACCGTGGGAATCGGAACTGAAACAGGTTCTGTGATCATTGAGCCGGCTACCGGCCAGCCCAAACCGGATGCCATGGGGCAAACCATCACCAGCAAGCTAAATGAAACAACATTGCGTACGATTGCCTCCACAACGCATGGGGCCTATGTAAAAATGGATGATCCTGCCAAAACAGTGGATGCCTTGGCAGATCAACTCAGTCGCGTAAAGAAAGAAGACCTCAGTGATATTTCTTTGATCAATTTCACGAGTTATTATCTCTGGTTTGGCATTCCTATGTTCCTGCTCCTGCTGATCGAATTATTGGTAGGAGAGAGAAGACGGGTACCAAAACTCGCTATCACCCTGTTTTTCCTGTTTCCTCAATCCCTGCTGGCGCAAACCGACCTGAATAAAGGAAACGAGTATTACCACCGGGCACAATACAAGGAAGCAGAAGCCATTTACCGAAATACCTGGATCGCCGCTCCGCAACATGAGAAAGCAAGATATAACCACGCCCTTGCACAGTACCGGTTGGAACAAAAGGATTCAGCCTTATCCTCGTTTGAAAAAACCATCGCTCTTTCCACTGACCCTACCATCCGGTCATATGCCTTTTATAATAGTGGCGTGATCCATACTGCTCAGTTTAAACTGGAAGCCAGCATCGAATCCTATAAAGCAGCGCTTCGCATCAATCCATCGGATACACTGGCCAGGGAAAACCTGCAAAAGGCCCTGTTGGAAAAAAAGCGTAGAGATGCCAGGAATAAGGAGGACAAAAAACCACCCCGTAAGGATCCTCCCCCAAAAACACCGCCACCCCCGAAAATGAACCCCAAGCAGGCGCAACAACAGTTAAAGAACCTGCAGCAAAAGGAGCAAAAGACCCAACAACGCCTCCAAAAGAAACCACAACAAGGGGGGGGGTATGAACGAAAAGATTGGTAAACTTCAACCCGCTTTCTTTGTTAGTTTTGTACCGATTAAACAAAGCGGTATTCCATCATGCAATTTTATGCTGAATCCCTAACGAAGTATGGGCGTTTGAAGACGAGGGAAGTACGAATCGGGAACCTGTTGCTGGGCAATGGGCATCCGATAAGGGTGCAGACCATGACCACCACCGATACGATGGATACCCTGGCCACTGTGGAGCAATCCATTCGCTGTATTGAAGCAGGTGCCGAACTGGTACGTATCACCGCTCCTTCCAAAAAAGAAGCCGAGAACCTTCAGATCATCAAGGATGAACTTCGAAAAAGAGGGTATAACACCCCGCTTGTAGCGGATATCCATTTTACCCCCAATGCCGCCGAGATCGCTGCGCGGATCGTAGAGAAAGTACGGGTGAACCCCGGAAACTATGTCGATAAAAAGAAATTTGAACAAATAGACTATACCGATGCGGAATATGCAGAAGAGATCGAGCGTATCCGCGAGCGGTTTACTCCGTTGGTCAGGATCTGTAAGGAACATGGCACGGCCATGCGTATCGGTACCAATCATGGATCCCTGAGTGACCGGATCATGAGCCGGTATGGAGATACCCCGATCGGAATGGTGGAAAGCGCGATGGAATTTCTGCGTATTGCCCGGGCGGAAGATTATCACCAGATCATTCTCAGCATGAAGTCGAGCAACCCACAGGTGATGGTACAAGCCTACCGTCTCCTGATCCGGACCATGTTTGATGAATTTGGAGAATGTTACCCCCTGCACCTGGGTGTAACCGAAGCGGGTGACGGAGAAGATGGTCGTATTAAATCGGCTATCGGAATCGGCACCCTGCTTGAAGAAGGGATCGGAGATACCATTCGGGTATCCCTGACCGAAGATCCCGAATTTGAAATTCCTGTTTGTAAGGACCTGGTCAGCCGCTACACCCAACAAGGACAGGATACTCCTGACCATGTACCTGCCATTGACAGGTTGCCCTATGACCCCTTTAGCTATAAACGCCGGGAGACATTTGCCATAAAGAATATTGGCGGAAATCAGGTGCCGGTGGTTGTGGGCGGACTGTTTCAGGCAGAGCAGATAAAACCATCTCATCTGGAAAGTATCGGATACAAGTATGATTCTGCTACCGACAAATGGAGCATCAGTGATGCGGCAGCCGATTTTATTTTTACCGGGAACCAACCACTTTCCTTCGAACTACCGGGCACCTTATCGGTGATCACGTATCCGGCTACCTGGGAAGATATGGCCGGGCATCCGGCATACTATCCCATCTTTGATGCAGCTGGCTATGTGCAAGCCGAAAAGAAACACCCGGTACTGAATTTCGTGATGCTGGATTGCTTTAATGATGATACCTCCGTGAACGATTTCACCTATCTCGATGAACTCGCAAATGATCCCACCGTGGTAATCTGTTTGAGCAGTACGAACCGGAATGCCATGCAATCCGTACGACGGATGTTCATGGAATTAATGAAACGAGGTATCTGCAACCCGGTTATTTTGATCACCGACAGCAATGGGCAATCGCCCGACGAGCATTTGATCCATTTTGCCACCGAAACAGGTGCGCTCTTCCTCGAAGGCATGGGTGATGGTATCTGTCTGGGCTATGGCAGCAAGGCCTCCCAACAAAGTGTACAGGCAAGCGGGCGAACTTATTTACCAGTAAAAGATATTTCTCAATTCACGAATAATACTGCGTTTAGCATTTTGCAGGCTACGCGAACAAGGATCTCCAAGACGGAATATATCAGTTGTCCCAGTTGTGGCCGTACCTTGTTTGACCTGCAGGAAACAACGGCCCGTATCCGTTCGGTAACCCATCACCTGAAGGGCGTGAAGATCGCCATCATGGGTTGTATCGTGAATGGCCCCGGTGAAATGGCGGATGCCGATTTTGGTTATGTAGGAAGCGGACCGGGAAAGATCACGCTCTACAAAGGGAAAGAGATCGTGAAGCGGAACGTAGACAGCGAGGTGGCGGTGGATGAACTGATCAATTTGCTAAAAGAAAACGAAGCCTGGACCGAACCAACCCAATAACATGAAACCTTCCTACTGGCTTTATCTTTTCCTGGGCATTTTTATAGCCGATCTGGTGGTTGTGGCTATGGAAAATGATACCCTGCGGTATGTAACCAAACCCCTTCTGATGGTAGGGCTGTTTGCCTATTTCATCAGTTCAGTAAGAGGAAAGAAATCGGGATTGATACGCTGGATGATCGGGGCGCTCTTCTTCTCCTGGCTCGGTGATATTTTCCTCATGTTTGATGGACAAAAGCCCTTCTTCTTTTTATTAGGCCTATCTTCTTTTTTGATCGCGCATATTTTTTATATCCTGTTGTTTGCCCAGATCAGGTATAAAGAAAATATCAGGAACAATTATCTCCTGCTTCTGCCTGTGGCGATCTACTATGGATTGCTGATGTGGTTGCTATCTCCATACCTCGGCGATTTTATCCTCCCTGTGCGTATCTACGGTGCTGTTATCTGTATCATGTTGTTGCTGGCATTGCATGTGGTTTTTATGAAAAAAAACCCGGCAACCTTTTATATCATAACAGGGGCCCTCTTCTTTGTCATTTCCGATTCTTTGCTGGCCATCAATAAATTCTATCAACCTTTCTCGATGGCAGGATTATCTGTCATGGGTACCTATGGACTGGCTCAGTTATTCCTGGTCATCGGGACCATTCGATATATCCTTTTTAAAAACGAATAAACCAGTATGCAGAAAACCGATTTTTTGGTCATAGGTTCAGGTATTGCGGGGTTGACCTATGCGTTGAAGATGGCGGGTCATTATCCGGATCGGCAGGTGTTGGTATTGACCAAAGCCGCCGCCGATGAAACAAATACAAAGTATGCCCAGGGAGGCATTGCCGTGGTCAACGATCCTGAACAGGACAGTTTTGATAAACATATTGAAGATACCCTGATTGCCGGTGACGGGTTGTGTAATGAAAAAGTGGTAGAGCTCGTGGTGAAGGAAGGCCCGAGCCGCGTGCAGGAATTGATTGACTGGGGCGCGCGTTTTGACCGCGAAGAGGATGGGGATTATAAATTGGGAAAAGAAGGCGGGCATTCCGAGCACCGCATCTTACACCATAAAGACATTACCGGATGGGAAATGGAACGGGCCTTGCTGGAGGCAGTAAGCCGTCAACCCAATATCAAGATCATCAAGCATTGTTTTGTCATTGACCTTATTACCCAGCACCACCTGGGTTATCTCGTTACCAAGTCCACCCCTGATATTGAATGTTATGGAGTCTATGTACTTAATCTGGAGACAAACAAGATCGAGAAGATATTAGCCCGGGTAACCTTATTGGCTACCGGGGGAAGTGGGCAGGTGTACAGAACCACCACCAATCCGGGTATAGCCACAGGGGATGGTGTTTCCATGGCCTACCGCGCAAAAGCACGGATCGAGAACATGGAGTTCATTCAGTTTCACCCAACGGCTTTATTTGAACCGGGTGTAAAAGGCCAGGCCTTTTTGATCACCGAAGCAGTGCGTGGCGATGGTGGCATACTCCGTAATAAAAAGGGCGAAGCCTTTATGGCGCAATATGATGAGCGAAAAGATCTCGCACCCCGGGATATCGTAGCCAGAGCGATAGATAATGAAATGAAAAAAGGCGGTACCGAACATGTGTATCTCGATTGCCGGCATATGGGGAAGGAAGAGTTTATTGAGCATTTCCCCAATATTTATGAAAAATGTTTGTCTATCGGCATTGATATTACCCGGGATATGATACCCGTAGCACCGGCCGCGCATTATATGTGTGGAGGCATTAAAACCGATGAATGGGGAAGGAGTTCGGTGCGTAACCTCTATGCCTGTGGCGAATGTTCAAGCACGGGTTTGCATGGGGCCAACCGTTTAGCAAGTAATTCCCTGTTGGAAGCCATGGTCTTTGCCCACCGTTGTTATTTGGATGCTTCGCAAAAAGTGGATAGCGTGGCCTTTCAGGACGATATACCCGATTGGAGTGCCCGGGGTACCTCCGAACCAAGGGAAATGATCCTGATCACCCAAAGCCTGAAAGAGCTTCAATTGCTCATGAGTGATTATGTGGGTATCGTTCGCAATGATGTGCGTTTGCAAAGAGCCAGCCGCCGCCTCGACCTGCTTTGGGAAGAGACCGAAGAACTTTACCGTACCTCCATTGTTTCACCCCAGTTGCTGGAGCTGCGGAATATGATCACAGTGGGCTATCTTATTGTAAAAGGCGCCGGTTTCAGAAAAGAAAGCCGCGGGCTGCATTACAATACGGATTATCCGGGCAAGAGCGGGTTGGTGCAGAATATTGTCTTGTAGAATCGTGAGGCGTCAGACGTGAGATGTGAAGCGTGAGGAATGGATAGATAGCTTCTAAAAAGTTTGCCAACTCACGTCTCACGCTTCACATCTCACGTCTGACGCCTCACGTCTCTCACTATTCAATATCTTTGCCCCAATGTATTACCTCGTTTACGGTCTTTTATACCCCTTCAGCTTATTGCCCTTTGCGGTGCTTCACCGTATTTCTGATCTGGCTTATTTGATTCTTTATTATGGTGTGGGTTACCGCAAAGAGGTGGTGATGAGGAACCTGGCCCAGGCCTTTCCCGAGAAAACAGAGGCCGAGCGGGTCGCCATTGCAAAGAAATTCTATCGCAATTTTACCGATAACTTTATTGAGACCATCAAGCTTTTGTCCTGTTCCAGGGCTTTTTTGGAAAAACATTTCAAGGCCGATTTTTCCCTGGTTCATCAGGTACATGCTACAGGACGTAAGGCCCAGTTATTGGTTGGACATAATTTCAACTGGGAAATGGCGCTGGTCCGCATCCCCATGGACGCCCGGTTTAAAGTGCTGATCGTTTATCTCAAGCTTAGCAGCGGGATCTTTGAGCGATTGATCCGTTTTGTGCGGTCACGTACAGGGGCTTTTTTATTACCCGCCACCGAAATGCGCCAGGCCATTGCACCGCATAAAAATTCGCAATACCTGATCATCCTCGGCGCCGATCAGCGACCGGCAGATACCACTAATGTATTCTGGATACCATTCCTTAATCGCAATACCGCTTTTGTCAAAGGACCGGAGAACGCGGCGCGAAAAGAAAATATCCCGATCATTTTTTGCAAATTTATCCAGGTAAAAAGAGGGTATTATGAGATGATATTTGAGCTGGGACCCGATAACCCCGCGCAATTACCCGAAGGGGAAATGACGAAACAGTATGCGGTATTCCTGGAGCAATTCATTCGCGAAAATCCGGAAATGTGGCTGTGGAGCCATCGGAGATGGAAATAAGCAAACCACATAGACACAAAGGCATAGAGTTTTTTGGTTTCTCGCAGCGGACGCAATGATTATTGCGAGCGCTACGGCTCTCCTAAATTCGAATAAAAGACTGCCGCAGCGTTCGTAAATATCTTTGCGTCCGCTGCGAGAAACCAAAAAATCACTATACCTCTATGATTATTTCTTCTTTTTCTTCAAACTCAAATAATCCAAAAAGTAAATCACTTTCAGCGAAATATTATTGTTCTGGTCGGTTTCAATTGTCCGGCCCAGGTTCTTGAAATAATTCCGCTCTACGAGATTGGTGTAATTAAACGCCGCATCCTTCCACACAATATTCAGGAATGAGCCGGGGGCAAATTGCCAGGTGTACACCATGTCAATATTAAAGAAATTGGCATTCTGGTTCCGGTCTTCGTTGAATGTGGTGTTCTTCACCAATTCCCCGGTCAGGTTTTGCAGGGTAAAATACTCCTGGTTCTCTACCGAGCTGAAATAATGCCTGGCGCGGAAGGTAAGTCCCATGCGGTTGGTGAAACTGTATTTAAAGCCCAAAACA from Chitinophagales bacterium carries:
- a CDS encoding VWA domain-containing protein, with product MKLHFQYFQGLWLLAAIGIFILLYTLYIQWKKKTARQMGDPALIRQLTATHSPFRQHLKFILLVLAFAGGVLALMNLRKPGGDAGGERKGIDVVIALDVSKSMWAQDLVPNRLEAAKQMVHGLIDKMPENRIGLVLFAGKAYLQMPLTSDHTAAKMFVTTADPNNIPQPGTVISEAMQTAALAFNNKERKFKSVVLVSDGEDHDPGAEQTAREMAEQGIMINTVGIGTETGSVIIEPATGQPKPDAMGQTITSKLNETTLRTIASTTHGAYVKMDDPAKTVDALADQLSRVKKEDLSDISLINFTSYYLWFGIPMFLLLLIELLVGERRRVPKLAITLFFLFPQSLLAQTDLNKGNEYYHRAQYKEAEAIYRNTWIAAPQHEKARYNHALAQYRLEQKDSALSSFEKTIALSTDPTIRSYAFYNSGVIHTAQFKLEASIESYKAALRINPSDTLARENLQKALLEKKRRDARNKEDKKPPRKDPPPKTPPPPKMNPKQAQQQLKNLQQKEQKTQQRLQKKPQQGGGYERKDW
- the nadB gene encoding L-aspartate oxidase is translated as MQKTDFLVIGSGIAGLTYALKMAGHYPDRQVLVLTKAAADETNTKYAQGGIAVVNDPEQDSFDKHIEDTLIAGDGLCNEKVVELVVKEGPSRVQELIDWGARFDREEDGDYKLGKEGGHSEHRILHHKDITGWEMERALLEAVSRQPNIKIIKHCFVIDLITQHHLGYLVTKSTPDIECYGVYVLNLETNKIEKILARVTLLATGGSGQVYRTTTNPGIATGDGVSMAYRAKARIENMEFIQFHPTALFEPGVKGQAFLITEAVRGDGGILRNKKGEAFMAQYDERKDLAPRDIVARAIDNEMKKGGTEHVYLDCRHMGKEEFIEHFPNIYEKCLSIGIDITRDMIPVAPAAHYMCGGIKTDEWGRSSVRNLYACGECSSTGLHGANRLASNSLLEAMVFAHRCYLDASQKVDSVAFQDDIPDWSARGTSEPREMILITQSLKELQLLMSDYVGIVRNDVRLQRASRRLDLLWEETEELYRTSIVSPQLLELRNMITVGYLIVKGAGFRKESRGLHYNTDYPGKSGLVQNIVL
- a CDS encoding lysophospholipid acyltransferase family protein, with protein sequence MYYLVYGLLYPFSLLPFAVLHRISDLAYLILYYGVGYRKEVVMRNLAQAFPEKTEAERVAIAKKFYRNFTDNFIETIKLLSCSRAFLEKHFKADFSLVHQVHATGRKAQLLVGHNFNWEMALVRIPMDARFKVLIVYLKLSSGIFERLIRFVRSRTGAFLLPATEMRQAIAPHKNSQYLIILGADQRPADTTNVFWIPFLNRNTAFVKGPENAARKENIPIIFCKFIQVKRGYYEMIFELGPDNPAQLPEGEMTKQYAVFLEQFIRENPEMWLWSHRRWK
- the ispG gene encoding (E)-4-hydroxy-3-methylbut-2-enyl-diphosphate synthase; this encodes MQFYAESLTKYGRLKTREVRIGNLLLGNGHPIRVQTMTTTDTMDTLATVEQSIRCIEAGAELVRITAPSKKEAENLQIIKDELRKRGYNTPLVADIHFTPNAAEIAARIVEKVRVNPGNYVDKKKFEQIDYTDAEYAEEIERIRERFTPLVRICKEHGTAMRIGTNHGSLSDRIMSRYGDTPIGMVESAMEFLRIARAEDYHQIILSMKSSNPQVMVQAYRLLIRTMFDEFGECYPLHLGVTEAGDGEDGRIKSAIGIGTLLEEGIGDTIRVSLTEDPEFEIPVCKDLVSRYTQQGQDTPDHVPAIDRLPYDPFSYKRRETFAIKNIGGNQVPVVVGGLFQAEQIKPSHLESIGYKYDSATDKWSISDAAADFIFTGNQPLSFELPGTLSVITYPATWEDMAGHPAYYPIFDAAGYVQAEKKHPVLNFVMLDCFNDDTSVNDFTYLDELANDPTVVICLSSTNRNAMQSVRRMFMELMKRGICNPVILITDSNGQSPDEHLIHFATETGALFLEGMGDGICLGYGSKASQQSVQASGRTYLPVKDISQFTNNTAFSILQATRTRISKTEYISCPSCGRTLFDLQETTARIRSVTHHLKGVKIAIMGCIVNGPGEMADADFGYVGSGPGKITLYKGKEIVKRNVDSEVAVDELINLLKENEAWTEPTQ
- a CDS encoding lysoplasmalogenase, whose translation is MKPSYWLYLFLGIFIADLVVVAMENDTLRYVTKPLLMVGLFAYFISSVRGKKSGLIRWMIGALFFSWLGDIFLMFDGQKPFFFLLGLSSFLIAHIFYILLFAQIRYKENIRNNYLLLLPVAIYYGLLMWLLSPYLGDFILPVRIYGAVICIMLLLALHVVFMKKNPATFYIITGALFFVISDSLLAINKFYQPFSMAGLSVMGTYGLAQLFLVIGTIRYILFKNE